A DNA window from Massilia putida contains the following coding sequences:
- a CDS encoding DUF4337 domain-containing protein gives MEGIEITGDSKLDRKVALTVALLASFMGVCKIKDDNIVQAMQQAQADKIDHWAFYQARNLRQEQAHTTLLQLRLAASGRPSSEQAGYTAAIAELEQLERDQAQKKNDVQAQAKQDQVTYDALNYRDDQFDLSDAALALALSLLAVTTLTRQRWLYLAALVPTAVGVFYGVAGLCGLPFHPAWLTGLLS, from the coding sequence ATGGAAGGCATCGAGATCACCGGCGACTCGAAGCTCGATCGCAAGGTCGCGCTGACCGTGGCGCTGCTGGCGTCCTTCATGGGCGTCTGCAAGATCAAGGACGACAACATCGTGCAGGCCATGCAGCAGGCACAGGCCGACAAGATCGACCACTGGGCCTTCTACCAGGCCCGCAACCTGCGCCAGGAACAGGCGCACACGACCTTGCTGCAGCTGCGCCTCGCCGCGTCCGGCCGCCCTTCGAGCGAGCAGGCGGGCTACACCGCCGCGATCGCGGAACTGGAGCAGCTGGAGCGCGACCAGGCGCAGAAGAAGAACGACGTGCAGGCGCAGGCCAAGCAGGACCAGGTGACGTACGACGCGCTGAACTACCGCGACGACCAGTTCGACCTGTCCGACGCGGCGCTGGCGCTCGCGCTGTCGCTGCTGGCCGTCACGACGCTGACGCGCCAGCGCTGGCTGTACCTCGCGGCGCTGGTGCCGACGGCGGTCGGTGTGTTTTACGGCGTGGCCGGGTTGTGCGGGTTGCCGTTTCACCCGGCGTGGTTGACGGGATTGCTGTCCTGA
- the rph gene encoding ribonuclease PH, with product MTQTLRPSGRAVDQLRAIRITRQYTKHAEGSVLIECGDTKVICTASIEEKVPGFLKGKGQGWLTAEYGMLPRSTHTRMDREAARGKQSGRTQEIQRLIGRSLRAAFDLEAFGERTLHLDCDVIQADGGTRTASITGAMVAAYDAFSRLVAAGLVPAVPVKHFVAAISVGVVGGVPVLDLDYIEDSGCDTDMNVVMTDAGHFVEVQGTAEGAAFDRAGMNRLLDLAEQGIRELVTLQKRALGLAA from the coding sequence ATGACCCAAACCCTCCGCCCCAGCGGCCGTGCCGTCGACCAGCTGCGCGCCATCCGCATCACCCGCCAGTACACCAAGCACGCCGAAGGTTCCGTGCTGATCGAGTGCGGCGACACGAAGGTGATCTGCACCGCCAGCATCGAGGAAAAAGTGCCGGGCTTCTTGAAGGGGAAAGGGCAGGGCTGGCTGACGGCGGAATACGGCATGCTGCCGCGCTCCACGCACACGCGCATGGACCGCGAGGCGGCGCGGGGCAAGCAATCCGGTCGCACGCAGGAAATCCAGCGCCTGATCGGCCGCTCGCTGCGCGCCGCATTCGACCTGGAAGCGTTCGGCGAGCGCACCTTGCACCTGGACTGCGACGTGATCCAGGCCGACGGCGGCACGCGTACGGCGTCGATCACGGGCGCGATGGTGGCGGCCTACGACGCGTTCTCGCGCCTCGTGGCAGCGGGGCTGGTTCCGGCCGTGCCCGTGAAGCACTTCGTGGCCGCGATCTCGGTGGGCGTCGTGGGCGGCGTGCCCGTGCTGGACCTGGATTACATCGAGGATTCCGGCTGCGATACGGACATGAACGTGGTCATGACGGATGCCGGGCACTTCGTCGAGGTGCAGGGCACGGCCGAGGGGGCGGCGTTCGACCGGGCGGGCATGAACCGGTTGCTCGATCTGGCGGAGCAGGGGATTCGGGAGCTGGTCACCTTACAGAAGCGGGCGTTGGGACTGGCGGCCTAA
- a CDS encoding serine/threonine protein kinase, with amino-acid sequence MAAQNNAPLPDGLEIGGYRIVKKIASGGFSIVYLAYDGDGNAVAIKEYLPSALTLRPPGELAPVIAKANLPVFRIGLKCFFEEGRALARIVHPNVVRVLNFFRANDTVYMVMAYESGHSLQEYAARLVAKGSRAGEPFIRQVFNGVCAGLREVHANKLLHLDLKPANIYLRTDGSPLLLDFGAARQTIHTDSPTLAPMYTPGFAAPELYAKGNALGPWTDIYSIGAAMFACMAGAPPQPADQRRAADTMDDQIARLEGAYTPGLVAMVKACLSLDPLARPQSVFAVQKVLQAGLSAAPAALPIEPEEAAPSSGWRGFVERIGFGRGRA; translated from the coding sequence ATGGCTGCCCAGAATAATGCTCCCCTGCCCGATGGGCTGGAAATTGGCGGATATCGCATTGTAAAGAAAATTGCGTCCGGCGGGTTCAGTATTGTTTATCTTGCATATGACGGCGATGGCAATGCCGTCGCGATCAAGGAATACCTGCCCAGTGCCCTGACGTTGCGCCCCCCGGGCGAGCTGGCGCCCGTCATCGCCAAGGCCAACCTGCCCGTCTTCCGCATCGGCCTGAAATGCTTTTTCGAGGAGGGGCGGGCGCTGGCGCGCATCGTCCATCCCAACGTGGTGCGGGTGTTAAATTTTTTCCGCGCCAATGACACGGTCTATATGGTGATGGCCTACGAATCCGGCCACTCGCTGCAGGAATACGCCGCGCGCCTGGTCGCCAAGGGAAGCCGCGCCGGTGAACCGTTCATCCGGCAAGTCTTCAACGGCGTCTGCGCGGGCCTGCGCGAAGTCCACGCGAACAAGCTGCTGCACCTCGACCTGAAACCGGCCAACATCTACCTGCGCACCGACGGCTCGCCCCTGTTGCTCGACTTCGGCGCCGCGCGCCAGACCATCCATACCGATTCGCCCACCCTGGCGCCCATGTACACGCCCGGCTTCGCGGCGCCCGAGCTGTATGCGAAAGGGAACGCGCTGGGACCGTGGACGGACATCTACAGCATCGGCGCCGCCATGTTCGCGTGCATGGCGGGCGCGCCGCCGCAGCCGGCCGACCAGCGCCGCGCGGCCGACACGATGGATGACCAGATCGCGCGGCTGGAAGGCGCCTACACGCCGGGGCTGGTGGCGATGGTGAAGGCTTGCCTGAGCCTCGATCCGCTGGCGCGGCCGCAGAGCGTATTCGCCGTGCAGAAGGTGCTGCAGGCCGGCCTGTCCGCCGCGCCGGCGGCGCTGCCCATCGAACCCGAGGAAGCGGCCCCGTCGTCCGGCTGGCGCGGTTTCGTCGAACGCATCGGCTTCGGCCGTGGACGTGCCTGA
- a CDS encoding PP2C family protein-serine/threonine phosphatase, whose amino-acid sequence MQFSVYQQSHIGGRKLNQDRMGYLYTREALLLVLADGMGGHLRGEVAATIALQSIATRFKAQATPYVRKPERFLEEALQQAHADILRYTREHAMPDSPRTTIVACLVQHNSAVWAHCGDSRLYWLRRGQVLGRTRDHSHIEYLIAKGQADASERATHPDRNKLYNCLGASTPPKVELSRQASLEQGDILLLCSDGLWSVLPDPEIAHRMSAHSIVQAVPEMIAMATAIAGTRGDNTTALAIQWQGTNTPAIAADPSIVSTQTVPEGEVASRIDSPAAPGPDDPFDEDDIEKAIAEIRDAIEKSSQILK is encoded by the coding sequence ATGCAATTCTCCGTCTACCAGCAAAGCCATATCGGCGGCCGCAAACTCAACCAGGACCGCATGGGCTATCTGTACACGCGCGAAGCGCTGCTGCTCGTGCTGGCGGACGGCATGGGCGGCCACCTGCGCGGCGAGGTCGCGGCCACGATCGCCCTGCAAAGCATCGCCACGCGCTTCAAGGCCCAGGCCACGCCGTACGTGCGTAAGCCCGAACGCTTCCTCGAGGAGGCCCTGCAGCAGGCCCACGCCGACATCCTGCGCTACACCCGCGAGCACGCCATGCCGGACAGCCCGCGCACGACGATCGTCGCCTGCCTCGTGCAGCACAACAGCGCCGTCTGGGCCCATTGCGGCGATTCGCGCCTGTACTGGCTGCGCCGCGGCCAGGTGCTCGGGCGCACGCGCGACCATTCGCACATCGAGTACCTGATCGCCAAGGGGCAGGCCGATGCGAGCGAGCGCGCCACACACCCGGACCGGAACAAGCTGTACAACTGCCTGGGCGCGTCGACGCCGCCGAAGGTCGAGCTGTCGCGCCAGGCCAGCCTGGAGCAAGGTGACATCCTGCTGCTGTGCTCCGACGGCCTGTGGTCGGTGTTGCCCGACCCCGAGATCGCGCACCGCATGTCCGCGCACAGCATCGTGCAGGCCGTGCCGGAAATGATCGCGATGGCCACCGCCATTGCCGGCACCCGCGGCGACAACACGACCGCGCTTGCCATCCAGTGGCAGGGCACGAACACGCCGGCGATTGCCGCCGACCCGAGCATCGTCTCGACGCAGACCGTGCCCGAGGGCGAAGTCGCGAGCCGCATCGATTCCCCGGCCGCGCCCGGCCCGGACGACCCGTTCGACGAGGACGACATCGAGAAGGCGATCGCCGAGATCCGCGACGCGATCGAGAAGTCGTCGCAGATACTGAAATAA